The Azospirillum humicireducens DNA segment TCTGGAGTTCAACCCGCTGGTCTCCGCCGCCATCCGCGACCTGGAGTTCAAGCCGGTCTCCTACGCCTGGCTGATGAAACTGAAGTCGCCGGTGTCGCGCTGGCTCTACAACCGCCTGTCCATCGAGTACGACACCGCCGACGACGAGGCGAAGCCGGTGTCGATCAGTGCCGATGAGATCATCAAGAACAGCGGCATGAACGAGTGGTCGCGCCGCCGCGACACCCTGCGCGTGGTGACCTCCGCCGTCGACGCCCTGGTGGACGAGGGGATCCTCGACATCGCCGACAAGGAATACACCAAGGTCGGCAAGCGCATCGACGCCATCGACTATGTGCTGACCCCGTCGCAGAAGTTCCTCGATCAGGTCCGCCGCGGCCGCCGGGTGCAGACCACCAACATCGACCTGCTGAAGCAGATCGTCGGCAACGCCATGCGCCCTGACGGCTTCGTGCCGCTCAAGGCAGGGGAGGCGGCCGAGATGCGCAACAAGCGCGCCAAGCGGCTGGCCGATCCGGCGAAGGCCGAACAGGCCAGCCTGCCGCTGCCGAAGAAATAGCCGCTCAGCGTGCCAGGAGGCGCCGCGCCAACAGAGTGATCGCGGTCCCCAGCAAGGCGCCGGCCACCACGTCCGACGCCCAGTGCCGGTGCTTCACCACCCGGCCGCTGGCCATCGCGGCTGCGGCTCCGTAAATCAGCAGGCTTTGCGCCGGCGACCGGCTGACCGTGGCGAGCGCGGTCGCGGCGGCAAAGGCGCTTGCCGCATGGCCGGACGGCAGCGAACGGGCGCTGATCCGCTTGCCCGGCCGTTGCCGCGGTTCGCATTCGTCGGGACGGCGGCGTTTGACGTAGCGTTTGATCGAGCGGCTGGCACTGGCGGTCGCCACCAGCCCGGCCACTCCGACGCTGCCGGCGCGGCGCAGATCCGCCTGACCGGTCAGCAGCCCGACGATGCCCGCGATGGCGAAGCCGGGAATCAGCACATGGCGTTTTATGGCGTAATGGCCCGCGGTTGCCAGCGCCCGGCTGACCGGGCCGGGATCGCAGGTGACGATGTCGTGGACCTGCGCATCCAGCGTATCGACGGCGGTCAGGGCCGGTTGCAGGACGGCGGGGGCCGGGCGCCCGCCATAGCCGATGCCGCCGCCCGGATTCTCGATGCCCCGCTGTCCCTTATTCTGTCCGATGATGTCGCTCAACGCCGGTCCCCTGCCTCCCACGCCCCAGCATGGGCGCCGCAGAGGAACGCGGATCGTACGGGGGCGGTTCCGCGCCCCCGTTCAGCCTCCGTGGCGGGTCAGCCTTGCGCCGGCCGCCAGCCGGTGAAGGCGTCGAGCAGCGCCGTCAGCACCCGTTGGAGCTTTTCCGCCCGGTCCGGACGGTAGGCGAAGGGCGGCGCCTCCTCGTCCATATAGCGGTCCTGCGCCAGTTCCATCTGGATGGCGTGGACGCCGTTCGCCGGCTGGCCGTAGGCGCGGGTGATGTGGCCGCCGACGAAGCGGCCGTTGGCGACGCAGGTCAAGCCCTCCGCCGCCGCGGCGCTCTCCATCGCCGCGACGACGCGGGCGGCCAGTTGGGCATCGACGCTGGTGCCGCGCGCCGTTCCCAGATTGAGGTCGGGCAGACGGCCGTCGAACAGCCGCGGCACATGGCTGCGGATCGAATGGGCGTCATAGAGCAGGGCAAAGCCGTGGCGCGCCTTCACCCGCTCCAGCTCCGCTGCCAGCGCATCGTGATAGGGCCGCCAATAGCCGTCGACCCGCTGCGCCACTTCGGCTTCGTCGGGCGCCTGTCCGTCGCGGTAGAGCGGCGTGCCGTCGAACATCACGTCCGGGCACAGGCCGGTGGTCGCCTGTCCGGGATAGAGGCTCTCGCCGGTCGAGGCCCGGTTGAGGTCGACGACATAGCGGGAATAGCGGGCGCTGAGCAGCGTGGCGCCCATGCCCGTGGCGAAGCCGTACAGGCGGGGGATGTGCCAGTCGGTGTCGCGCAGGGTGAGCGCCTCCTCCGTCAGCCGCCCGGCCAGACCGGGGGAGAGGTCGGTGCCGCAATGGGGCATGCTGATGACCAGCGGCCCGTCGCCTTGCACCAGATCGAAGATGCTGTCGCTCATTGTGCGGTCTCCAGGGATACCGGCATCAGATGGTCGAGCGACCCGTCGCGCACCAGGGCACCGATGGCGGCCAGATCCGGGGCGAAGTAACGGTCGACCTCGTAGCGCGGCACTTGGGCGCGGATGGTGGCGATGGCCTGCTCCAGCCGCTCGGTGGTCTTCAGCGGGCGGTGGAACTCCAGACCCTGAATCGCGGCCAAAAGCTCTATGCCGACGATGTCGGCGACGTTGCCGGCGATGTCGCCCAGCCGGCGCGCCGCGAAGGTCGCCATGCTGACATGGTCCTCCTGGTTGGCGGAGGTCGGCAGGCTGTCGACGCTGGCGGGGTGGGCGAGCGTCTTGTTCTCCGACGCGAGCGCGGCGGCGGTGACATGGGCGATCATGAAGCCGGAGTTCAGGCCGGGTTCGGCGACCAGGAAGGGCGGCAGGCCGCTGATGGTGGTGTCGATCAGCATGGCGATGCGGCGCTCGGCGAGCGCGCCGATTTCCGACGCGGCGATGGCGAGCTGGTCGGCGGCCATCGCCACCGGCTCCGCATGGAAGTTGCCGCCGGACAGCACCTCGCCGGTGTCGACCAGAACCAGCGGGTTGTCGGTGACGCCGTTGGCCTCGATCACCAGGGTGCGCGCCGCCTGCCGCATCTGGTCGAGCACGGCGCCCATCACCTGCGGTTGGCAGCGCAGGCTGTAGGGATCCTGCACCCGGTGGCAGTCGGGGCCCTGGTGGCTGGCGTTCAGTTCGCTGCCGGCAAGCACCTCGCGGAAGGCGGCGGCGACGGCGATCTGGCCGGGCTGTCCGCGCAGAGCGCTGATGCGGGCGTCGAAGGGGCGGTGGCTGCCCATGACCGCTTCCACCGACAGGGAACCGGCGACCAGCGCCGCCTTGAAGGTGCGCTCGATCTCGAACAGGCCGGCGAGCGCCAGACCGGTCGAGACCTGGGTGCCGTTGATCAGCGCCAGACCTTCCTTGGCCTTCAGGTCGAAGACCGGCAGGCCGGCGATGCGCAGCCCCTCTTCCGCCGGCAGCGTCTTGCCCTGCACCCGGACATGGCCGATGCCAAGCAGCACGCCGCACAGATGGGCCAGCGGCGCCAGATCGCCCGATGCACCGACGGAGCCCTTGCCCGGCACCACCGGCAGCACGTCGGCCTCATAGAGCTTCAGCAGCGCATCGACCAGCGCCGGCCGCACGCCCGAGGCGCCGACGGCGAGGCTGACCGCCTTGATGACAAGGATCAGCCGCACCACGCCGTCGGCCAGCGGGGCGCCGACGCCGGTGGCGTGCGACAGGATCAGGTTGCGCTGGAGCTTTTCCAGATCGCTCGCCGCGATGTGGGTGTGCGCCAGCTTGCCGAAGCCGGTGTTGACGCCATAGACCGCCTCGTCGCCGCCGGCGATCTTGTCGATCAGGGCACGCGAGCGCTCCATCCGCGGATAGGCCGCCGGGTCGAGCGTCAGGGCCGGACGGCCGCGGTAGATGCTGCGCAGCGTGTCGAGCGACAGCGCGCCCGGAACCAGAGTGATGGTCTCGCTCATCCCAGAAGTCTCCCAAGTGTCTTTTTGAAGCGGTCGGCGATTTCGTCCTCGCGCGGGTGGCGGCGGTCGCGGACGACGGCGCGTCCGGCGATCAATACGTCGCGCACGAGGGGGGTGTTTCCGGCGAAAATCCAGCCGTCCAGCAGCGCGTCGCCCTTGCGTGCCGCCAGCAGCGGGTGGTCGGTGTCGAGCACGACGATGTCGGCGCGGAGACCGGCGGCGATGCGACCAGAGTCGAACCCGGTCGCCTGGGCCCCGCCAGCCTGGGCGTCCTCCACCAGCCGGCGGGCGGTGGAGCGGCGGGGGCCGCCGGCCAGCACGGTGCGCCGTTCGCTGGTCAGCCGCGCGCCGTATTCCAGCCAGCGCAGTTCCTCCACCGGGCTGACGGAGATGTGGCTGTCGGAGCCGATGCCCCAGCGCCCGCCCTGGCCCATGTAGGACTCGGCGGCGAAGAAGCCGTCGCCGAGATTGGCCTCGGTGGTCGGGCACAGGCCGGCAACGGCGCCACTGGCAGCGACGCCCATCACTTCGGTCTCGGTCATGTGGGTGGCGTGGATCAGGCACCAGCGGTCATCGACCGGTTGGGTCTCCAGCAGATGTTCCACCGGGCGACGGTTGCGGAAGGCGAGGCAGTCCTCGACCTCCTTGCGCTGCTCGGCGATGTGGATGTGGATCGGGCCTTGCGGGTTGGCGGCGACGATCTCAGTAAGCAAGGCATCGGGAACGGCGCGCAGGGAATGCGGGGCGATGCCGAGCCGCACGTCGTCGGCCTTGCCATAGGCATCGCGCAGGGCACCGGTCAGCCGCGCGAACCCTGCCCCGTCATGGATGAAGCGGCGCTGCCCGGCGGTCGGCGGCGTGCCGCCGAAGCCCGACGCGTTGTAGAGCACCGGCAGCAGCGCGATCGGCAGACCGGCAGTCCGCGCGGCGGCGATGGCGCGGTGGCTCATCTCCGCCGGGTCGGCATAGGCGCCGCCGTCGCGGTCATGGTGCAGGTAATGGAATTCGGCGATGGCGGTGAAGCCGGCCTTCAGCGTTTCGACATAGAGCTGGGCGGCGACCGCCTCGAAATCCTCCGGGTCCATGCGGTCGAGCGCCCGGTACATCACATCGCGCCAGCTCCAGAAGCTGTCCGACCCCTCGCCGGAGGACTCACCCATCCCGGCGATGGCGCGCTGGTGGGCGTGGGAGTGCAAATTGGCGATGCCGGCGACCGCCGCCCCGGCAAAGCGCTCCGCATCGGCCGGGCAGGCGGCGCCGGGCGTTGCCGAGACGATCCGGCCCCGGCCGTCCACCGTGACCAGCACATCTTCCGCCCAGCCGTCCGGCAGCAGCGCCGAGGCAAAAAACAGGTTGCTCATGAGGGCGCCCTCGTTATTATAGACAACACTATACAAGTATAGGCAACCTGATGCCAAGAGGGTTGCTGCACGAACTTGTAGGAAGGAGCCGAACCGATGCCGACCAGCGCGCCGTGGGATTCCCTGTGGATCGACCTGTCTGTTGCCACGATGGACGGGGCCACGATGGGTGATGCCGACGGCTACGGCGCCATCGCCGACGCGGCGGTGGGCATCAAGGACGGCCGCATCGCTTATGTCGGGCCGCGCACCGAGCTGACCGGCGCACCGGAGGATCTGGCGACCGAAGTGCATTCGGGGCAGGGCGGCTGGATGACCCCCGGCCTCATCGACTGCCACACCCATCTCGTTTATGGCGGCAACCGCGCCCGCGAGTTCGAGATGCGGCTGAACGGCGCCAGCTATGAGGAGATCGCGCGGGCCGGCGGCGGCATCCTGTCGACCGTCACCGCCACCCGTGCCGCCAGCGAGGACCAGCTTCTGGCCGCCACGCTGCCCCGGCTGGACAGCCTGCTGGCCGAGGGCGTGACGACGGTGGAGGTGAAGTCCGGCTACGGCCTCGACAGCGAGACCGAGACGCGGATGCTGTGCGTCGCCCGCCGGTTGGCCCAGGTCCGCCCGGTGGAGGTGCGCACCACCTACCTCGGCGCCCACGCCCTGCCGCCGGAGTTCAAGGGCGACCCGGACGGCTACATCGACCGCATCTGTGCCGAGACGCTGCCGGCCATCGCCGAAGCCGGGCTGGCCGATGCGGTGGACGCCTTCTGCGAGGGGATCGGCTTCTCAGTCGCCCAGACCCGCCGGGTGTTCGAGGTGGCGAAGCGGCTCGGCCTGCCGGTGAAGCTGCATGCGGAGCAGCTGAGCAATCTCGGCGGCGCCCGGCTGGTGGCGGAGTTCGGCGGCCTGTCGGCCGACCATATCGAGCATCTGGACGAGGAGGGTGTCGTCGCCATGGCCAAGGCCGGCACGGTGGCGGTGCTGCTGCCCGGCGCCTTCTATGCCCTGCGCGAGACCAAGCTGCCCCCCATCGAGCTGCTGCGCCGCCATGGCGTGCCGATGGCGCTGTCCACCGACAACAACCCCGGCACCTCGCCGGTGACATCGCTGCTGCTGATGCTGTCGATGGGCTGCACCTTCTTCCGCCTGACGCCGGCGGAGGCGCTGGCCGGCATCACCCGCCATGCGGCGAAGGCGCTGGGGCTGGACGACCGTGGGGTGATCGCGCCGGGCAAACGCGCCGATCTGGCGGTCTGGCGCATCGAGCATCCGGCGGAACTGGCCTACGCCATCGGCCTCAACCCCTGCATGGCGGTGGTGAACGGCGGGGTGGTCCGCAAGCCGCGCGTCGAAGCGGGGGCCGCATGAGCGACACCATCTCCACCGCCCAGCCGCGTTACGCCCAGATCAAGGAGGCCATCCGCCGCCGGATCAGCTCCGGCGACTGGCCGGAAGGCTTCCAGATCCCGTCGGAGCACAAGCTGCTGGAGGAATTCTCGGTCAGCCGCATGACCGTCCACCGCGCCTTGCGCGACCTGACCGACGAGGGGCTGCTGACCCGCGTGCAGGGGCTGGGCACCTTCGTCGCCGAACGGCCGCCCAGCACCGACGTGGTGGAACTGCGCAGCATCGCCGACGAGATCGCCGAGCGCGGCAACGTCCATTCCTGCCGGGTGGAGCAATTGCTCGCGGTTGCCGCCGATGCCGGGCTGGCCCGCCGCTTCAACCTGCCGGTCGGGGCGAAGTTGTTCCATTCCATCGTCGTCCACAGCGAAAGCGACGTGCCAGTACAGCTTGAGGAACGCTGGGTCAATCCGTCGGTCGCGCCCGACTATCTGGATCAGGACTTCACCCGCCAGACGCCGGGCGAGTATCTGATCCGGTTGGAGGCCTCGCCGCAGGTCGAGCATGTCATCGAAGCGGTGTCGCCGACGCCGGAAATCGCGCGGCTGCTGGACATCCCCGTCACCGAGCCCTGCCTGCGCGTGACCCGCCGCACCTGGGTCCAGGGGCGGGTGGTGACGGTCGCGATGCTGGTGCATCCCGGCAGCCGCTACCGGTTGGGCGCGCGGTTCCAGTTGCCGCCCCATTAGCGAAAACCGATCCCCGAAACGCACATCCCTCCCACCAGGAGTCATCACCAGATGTCATCCCGCCTCGACAACCAGCGCGTCATCCGTGCCCCGCACGGCCCCGAACTGAGCTGCAAGAGCTGGCTCGCCGAGGCGCCGTTGCGCATGCTGATGAACAACCTCGACCCCGATGTCGCCGAACGGCCGCAGGAGCTGGTCGTCTATGGCGGCATCGGCCGCGCCGCCCGCGACTGGGAGAGCTTCGACCGCATCGTCTCGGCGCTGAAGACGCTGAACGACGACGAGACCCTGCTGGTCCAGTCGGGCAAGCCGGTCGGCGTCTTCCGCACCCATGCCGACGCGCCGCGCGTGCTGATCGCCAATTCCAACCTCGTGCCGCGCTGGGCGACCTGGGAGCATTTCAACGAGCTGGACCGCAAGGGTCTGGCGATGTACGGCCAGATGACCGCCGGCAGCTGGATCTACATCGGTAGCCAGGGCATCGTGCAGGGCACCTACGAGACCTTCGTCGAGGCCGGGCGCCAGCACTACAACGGCGACCTGAAGGGCAAGTGGATCCTGACCGGCGGCCTCGGCGGCATGGGCGGGGCGCAGCCGCTGGCCGCCACCATGGCCGGCGCCTGCATGCTGGCGGTGGAATGCCGTCCCAGCAGCATCGAGATGCGCATCCGCACCGGCTATCTCGACCGTCACACCGCCGATCTGGACGAGGCGCTGGCCTGGATCGACGAGGCCTGCGCCAAGGGCGAGGCGATCTCGGTCGGCCTGCTCGGCAACGCCGCCGACGTGTTCCCGGAACTGGCGCGCCGCGCCGAGACCGACATCAAGGCCCGGCCGCACATCGTCACCGACCAGACCTCCGCCCACGATCCGGTGAACGGCTATCTGCCGCAGGGCTGGACGCTGGAGGAGTGGGAGAGCGCCCGCGAAAGCCAGCCGGCCGCGGTGGCCGCAGCATCGCGCAAGTCGATGCGGGTGCAGGTGGAAGCCATGCTGGCCTTCCACGGCATGGGCATTCCGACCGTCGATTACGGCAACAACATCCGCCAGATGGCGAAGGAGGAGGGGCTGGAGAACGCCTTCGACTTCCCCGGCTTCGTCCCCGCCTACATCCGCCCGCTGTTCTGCCGCGGCATCGGCCCGTTCCGTTGGGCCGCCCTGTCCGGTGATCCGGAGGACATCCGCAAGACCGACGCCAAGGTGAAGGAGCTGATCCCCGACGATCCGCACCTGCACAACTGGCTCGACATGGCGGCCAAGCGCATCCAGTTCCAGGGACTGCCGGCGCGCATCTGCTGGGTGGGCTTGGGGCAGCGCCACCGGCTGGGCCTCGCCTTCAACGAGATGGTGAAGTCGGGCGAGCTGAAGGCCCCCATCGTCATCGGCCGCGACCACCTCGACAGCGGCTCGGTCGCCAGCCCGAACCGCGAGACCGAAGCGATGAAGGACGGTACCGAC contains these protein-coding regions:
- the hutG gene encoding N-formylglutamate deformylase, whose product is MSDSIFDLVQGDGPLVISMPHCGTDLSPGLAGRLTEEALTLRDTDWHIPRLYGFATGMGATLLSARYSRYVVDLNRASTGESLYPGQATTGLCPDVMFDGTPLYRDGQAPDEAEVAQRVDGYWRPYHDALAAELERVKARHGFALLYDAHSIRSHVPRLFDGRLPDLNLGTARGTSVDAQLAARVVAAMESAAAAEGLTCVANGRFVGGHITRAYGQPANGVHAIQMELAQDRYMDEEAPPFAYRPDRAEKLQRVLTALLDAFTGWRPAQG
- a CDS encoding phosphatase PAP2 family protein → MSDIIGQNKGQRGIENPGGGIGYGGRPAPAVLQPALTAVDTLDAQVHDIVTCDPGPVSRALATAGHYAIKRHVLIPGFAIAGIVGLLTGQADLRRAGSVGVAGLVATASASRSIKRYVKRRRPDECEPRQRPGKRISARSLPSGHAASAFAAATALATVSRSPAQSLLIYGAAAAMASGRVVKHRHWASDVVAGALLGTAITLLARRLLAR
- the hutC gene encoding histidine utilization repressor; translated protein: MSDTISTAQPRYAQIKEAIRRRISSGDWPEGFQIPSEHKLLEEFSVSRMTVHRALRDLTDEGLLTRVQGLGTFVAERPPSTDVVELRSIADEIAERGNVHSCRVEQLLAVAADAGLARRFNLPVGAKLFHSIVVHSESDVPVQLEERWVNPSVAPDYLDQDFTRQTPGEYLIRLEASPQVEHVIEAVSPTPEIARLLDIPVTEPCLRVTRRTWVQGRVVTVAMLVHPGSRYRLGARFQLPPH
- the hutH gene encoding histidine ammonia-lyase — protein: MSETITLVPGALSLDTLRSIYRGRPALTLDPAAYPRMERSRALIDKIAGGDEAVYGVNTGFGKLAHTHIAASDLEKLQRNLILSHATGVGAPLADGVVRLILVIKAVSLAVGASGVRPALVDALLKLYEADVLPVVPGKGSVGASGDLAPLAHLCGVLLGIGHVRVQGKTLPAEEGLRIAGLPVFDLKAKEGLALINGTQVSTGLALAGLFEIERTFKAALVAGSLSVEAVMGSHRPFDARISALRGQPGQIAVAAAFREVLAGSELNASHQGPDCHRVQDPYSLRCQPQVMGAVLDQMRQAARTLVIEANGVTDNPLVLVDTGEVLSGGNFHAEPVAMAADQLAIAASEIGALAERRIAMLIDTTISGLPPFLVAEPGLNSGFMIAHVTAAALASENKTLAHPASVDSLPTSANQEDHVSMATFAARRLGDIAGNVADIVGIELLAAIQGLEFHRPLKTTERLEQAIATIRAQVPRYEVDRYFAPDLAAIGALVRDGSLDHLMPVSLETAQ
- the hutU gene encoding urocanate hydratase, which gives rise to MSSRLDNQRVIRAPHGPELSCKSWLAEAPLRMLMNNLDPDVAERPQELVVYGGIGRAARDWESFDRIVSALKTLNDDETLLVQSGKPVGVFRTHADAPRVLIANSNLVPRWATWEHFNELDRKGLAMYGQMTAGSWIYIGSQGIVQGTYETFVEAGRQHYNGDLKGKWILTGGLGGMGGAQPLAATMAGACMLAVECRPSSIEMRIRTGYLDRHTADLDEALAWIDEACAKGEAISVGLLGNAADVFPELARRAETDIKARPHIVTDQTSAHDPVNGYLPQGWTLEEWESARESQPAAVAAASRKSMRVQVEAMLAFHGMGIPTVDYGNNIRQMAKEEGLENAFDFPGFVPAYIRPLFCRGIGPFRWAALSGDPEDIRKTDAKVKELIPDDPHLHNWLDMAAKRIQFQGLPARICWVGLGQRHRLGLAFNEMVKSGELKAPIVIGRDHLDSGSVASPNRETEAMKDGTDAVSDWPLLNALLNTASGATWVSLHHGGGVGMGFSQHSGMVIVCDGSDAAAKRVERVLWNDPATGVMRHADAGYDIAIACAKEQGLNLPFLK
- the hutI gene encoding imidazolonepropionase codes for the protein MPTSAPWDSLWIDLSVATMDGATMGDADGYGAIADAAVGIKDGRIAYVGPRTELTGAPEDLATEVHSGQGGWMTPGLIDCHTHLVYGGNRAREFEMRLNGASYEEIARAGGGILSTVTATRAASEDQLLAATLPRLDSLLAEGVTTVEVKSGYGLDSETETRMLCVARRLAQVRPVEVRTTYLGAHALPPEFKGDPDGYIDRICAETLPAIAEAGLADAVDAFCEGIGFSVAQTRRVFEVAKRLGLPVKLHAEQLSNLGGARLVAEFGGLSADHIEHLDEEGVVAMAKAGTVAVLLPGAFYALRETKLPPIELLRRHGVPMALSTDNNPGTSPVTSLLLMLSMGCTFFRLTPAEALAGITRHAAKALGLDDRGVIAPGKRADLAVWRIEHPAELAYAIGLNPCMAVVNGGVVRKPRVEAGAA
- a CDS encoding formimidoylglutamate deiminase, with protein sequence MSNLFFASALLPDGWAEDVLVTVDGRGRIVSATPGAACPADAERFAGAAVAGIANLHSHAHQRAIAGMGESSGEGSDSFWSWRDVMYRALDRMDPEDFEAVAAQLYVETLKAGFTAIAEFHYLHHDRDGGAYADPAEMSHRAIAAARTAGLPIALLPVLYNASGFGGTPPTAGQRRFIHDGAGFARLTGALRDAYGKADDVRLGIAPHSLRAVPDALLTEIVAANPQGPIHIHIAEQRKEVEDCLAFRNRRPVEHLLETQPVDDRWCLIHATHMTETEVMGVAASGAVAGLCPTTEANLGDGFFAAESYMGQGGRWGIGSDSHISVSPVEELRWLEYGARLTSERRTVLAGGPRRSTARRLVEDAQAGGAQATGFDSGRIAAGLRADIVVLDTDHPLLAARKGDALLDGWIFAGNTPLVRDVLIAGRAVVRDRRHPREDEIADRFKKTLGRLLG